The proteins below come from a single Cottoperca gobio chromosome 11, fCotGob3.1, whole genome shotgun sequence genomic window:
- the LOC115016019 gene encoding coagulation factor XI-like codes for MKTYLNLVVLLSLCSLSLGQDCSPQLLENMDFPGNDIKLVYSPDTDHCQQLCTQHPSCLFFTFIRADWTKDNRHFYCYLKTTSSGQPNVKLQLQGATSGFSLKACAPEPQLCLPKVYNNVDFPGADYRSLFTADHEECQRACTQDPGCQFFTFYNEFITAEKSRYKCHLKFSWSIPVTPIVKKKTGVVSGFSNKILVTQQSEPACESKVFPNTGTLGNEVMFISAASPGHCQALCSDHPSCTFFSFVSREFSCNLKNNNNEMVTMAKEGTTSGLPSRFCQDDNWVKVDHDGVDFYGSDIRSERVKDADACQRKCNEDLSCQFYSYTNENFFDHLFSGRCYHKRAITMPAPPKVTKLANVVSGFQLRNCVDPVQRISRSGSRLEYSLGKPTEPLGMPGRRPGLGAGLGAGGAAQDTGGAAQETEHWGLDSRGNTGISSVNRDMGVSGIAGTGPDSPVPQDLQCSAPGSPPRDSVHLVMLEDALNLFGRDW; via the exons atgaaaacatatttgaatttggtggttctgctgtctctctgcagcctctccttGGGTCAAG ACTGTAGTCCACAGCTTTTGGAGAATATGGATTTCCCGGGAAATGACATCAAATTGGTCTACTCTCCTGATACTGACCACTGTCAGCAGCTTTGCACCCAGCACCCCTCCTGTCTCTTCTTTACCTTTATCCGGGCTGACTGGACCAAAGATAACAG GCACTTCTACTGCTACCTCAAGACCACTTCCTCTGGACAGCCCAATGTGAAACTTCAACTACAGGGTGCCACCTCAGGATTTTCTCTCAAAGCCTGCGCCCCAGAACCAC aGCTTTGTCTGCCTAAGGTGTACAACAACGTGGACTTCCCTGGGGCAGACTACCGGTCTTTGTTCACAGCAGACCATGAGGAGTGCCAGAGAGCCTGCACTCAGGACCCTGGCTGTCAGttctttactttttataatGAGTTCATCACAGCAGAGAAGTCCAG GTACAAGTGCCACCTAAAATTCAGCTGGTCAATACCTGTGACTCCCATTGTCAAAAAAAAGACTGGTGTCGTATCTGGATTCTCCAACAAAATTCTAGTAACTCAACAGTCTGAACCAG CATGTGAGAGCAAGGTTTTTCCAAACACTGGCACACTGGGAAATGAGgtcatgtttatttctgctgcctCTCCTGGACACTGTCAGGCATTGTGTTCTGATCATCCATCCTGCaccttcttctcttttgtcag tCGTGAATTCAGTTGTAACctgaagaacaacaacaatgaaatgGTGACCATGGCTAAAGAAGGAACCACTTCTGGGTTACCATCACGCTTCTGTCAGGATGACA ACTGGGTTAAGGTGGATCACGATGGAGTCGATTTCTACGGGTCTGACATTCGCTCTGAGCGGGTGAAGGACGCAGATGCATGTCAGAGGAAATGTAATGAGGATCTTTCCTGCCAGTTCTACAGCTATACCAATGAAAACTTCTTTGATCATTTGTTCAG TGGTCGCTGCTATCACAAGCGGGCCATCACCATGCCTGCTCCTCCTAAAGTTACCAAACTGGCCAATGTTGTATCAGGCTTCCAACTGAGGAACTGTGT TGACCCTGTGCAGCGGATTAGTCGCTCGGGAAGCCGGCTGGAGTATTCGCTCGGGAAGCCAACTGAGCCGCTCGGGATGCCGGGCAGGAGGCCGGGACTGGGGGCCGGACTGGGGGCCGGAGGAGCCGCTCAGGACAccggcggagccgctcaggagaccGAGCACTGGGGTCTCGATAGTCGGGGGAACACGGGGATCTCGAGCGTCAACAGGGACATGGGGGTCTCGGGAatcgcagggactggg CCAGATAGTCCGGTGCCTCAGGATCTCCAATGTAGCGCTCCAGGGTCCCCACCCAGGGATTCTGTGCACCTCGTGATGCTGGAGGACGCCCTCAATCTTTTCGGGCGAGACTGGTAA
- the LOC115015948 gene encoding coagulation factor XI-like translates to METYLNLVVLLSLCSISLVQECSTQLLEDVDFPRNDIKFVYSPDAEHCRQLCTQHPSCVFFSFLRADWTKDNRHYFCYLKSIPSGQPYLWIKLQGATSGFSLKVCTPEPQPCLPKVYNNMDFPGADYRSLFTADHEECQRACTQDPACQFFTFLNEFITAETIRYKCHLNFSWSIPVSLISKKKAGFVSGFSHKIQVTQQSNTECEGKPFTNTATLGKDLKVLPAACPGQALCSDHPSCTYFSFDR, encoded by the exons ATGgaaacatatttgaatttggtggttctgctgtctctctgcagcatcTCCTTGGTTCAAG AATGTAGTACACAGCTTTTGGAGGATGTGGATTTCCCAAGAAACGACATCAAATTTGTCTACTCTCCTGATGCTGAACACTGTCGGCAGCTTTGCACCCAGCACCCCTCCTGTGTCTTCTTTAGCTTTCTCCGGGCTGACTGGACCAAAGATAACCG GCACTACTTCTGCTATCTCAAAAGCATTCCCTCTGGACAGCCCTATCTCTGGATTAAACTACAGGGTGCCACCTCAGGATTTTCTCTCAAAGTCTGCACCCCAGAACCCC agCCTTGTCTGCCAAAGGTGTACAACAACATGGACTTCCCTGGGGCAGACTACCGGTCTTTGTTCACAGCAGACCATGAGGAGTGCCAGAGAGCCTGCACTCAGGACCCTGCCTGTCagttctttacatttttaaatgagttcATCACAGCAGAGACTATCAG GTACAAGTGCCACCTTAACTTCAGCTGGTCAATACCAGTGAGTCTCATTTCCAAAAAGAAGGCTGGTTTTGTATCTGGATTCTCCCACAAAATACAAGTAACTCAACAGTCTAACACAG AATGTGAGGGCAAGCCTTTTACAAACACTGCCACACTGGGAAAGGACCTCAAGGTTCTTCCTGCTGCCTGTCCTGGTCAGGCATTGTGCTCTGATCATCCATCCTGCACCTACTTCTCTTTTGACAGGTAG